CTTCCTTTTAGCCATATTaagaatatcaattttaaactACTACTTGTGATAAATGCCTAACGACTCGGTAGCAATTACTACGATTTGTTCAGATGTGGAGAATTCCCAATTCATGGTCCATAGCTTATATCCTGACGAAGATAATTCAGGTACTAGAAATATAACCACATCAGAAAACGATATAAATGATACTGACAGCTCTAATATTCAATCTGTAGTTACTTTaccaagaattaaaatcttAGGTACCGGAGGTACAATTGCGTCAAAAGGTGCTTCCGCATCGAATACAGCAGGCTATAATGTTGACTTAACAGTTCAGGATCTATTGTCATCAATTCCTGATATCTCAAACGTGTGTGAACTAGAATACGAACAATTATGCAATGTTGACTCCAAAGATATTGATGAGTCTAttctatataaaatttacaatGGTGTTGCAAAGTCTTTACAAAGTTTTGATGGTGTTGTTATTACTCATGGTACAGATACTATGGCTGAAACTgcattttttattgaaagtaCATTAGATGTTGGCGAAGTTCCTGTTGTTTTTGTTGGTTCTATGAGACCTTCGACAAGTGTCTCAGCAGATGGCCCAATGAATTTATATCAAGCCATTTGCATTGCATCCAGTCCAAAATCTCGTGGCCGTTCTGTTATGgtttcattaaatgatcAAATCTCTGCTGGGTATTATATTACTAAAT
This genomic stretch from Henningerozyma blattae CBS 6284 chromosome 1, complete genome harbors:
- the ASP1 gene encoding asparaginase ASP1 (similar to Saccharomyces cerevisiae ASP1 (YDR321W); ancestral locus Anc_5.356), with product MPNDSVAITTICSDVENSQFMVHSLYPDEDNSGTRNITTSENDINDTDSSNIQSVVTLPRIKILGTGGTIASKGASASNTAGYNVDLTVQDLLSSIPDISNVCELEYEQLCNVDSKDIDESILYKIYNGVAKSLQSFDGVVITHGTDTMAETAFFIESTLDVGEVPVVFVGSMRPSTSVSADGPMNLYQAICIASSPKSRGRSVMVSLNDQISAGYYITKSNANSLDSFNVRQGYLGNFVNNEIHYYYPPVKPQGCHKFKLRLPSANEEPIFNFPKVCILYAHQAFTTDLLEIVCKHYEGIVIATMGAGSLPEAVNKKCLSLDLPIIYSKRSRDGMVPTANMPQPEGSDKSQSNIIASGYLSPEKSRILLQLCLNNKYSMDEIRHVFNGVYGG